Within the Prosthecochloris marina genome, the region GGATACGATGACACCAAAGGCTGGAATACCATGGTATATGAAAAATACGAGGTCGAGCGCATTGCACGCCTCGCATTCGAAACAGCCATGAAACGGGAAAAGCGGCTTGTCTGCATTGACAAAGCCAACGTGCTGGAATGCTCACAATTCTGGAGAAACATTGTCCATGAAGTGCACAAGGATTTTCCTGATGTCGAGTTGACCGACATGTATGTCGACAATGCTGCAATGCAGGTTGTTCGCGATCCCAAACAGTTCGACGTAATTGTCACAAAAAACCTTTTCGGCGATATACTCAGTGATATCTCCGGCATGATTACCGGCAGTTTGGGCATGCTTCCATCGGCAAGTATCGGCAAGAACCATGCTCTTTATGAACCGATTCATGGCAGTGCACCCGACATCGCAGGGCAAAACAAGGCAAATCCGATAGCGACTATCGCTTCGGTAGCCATGATGTTCGAGCACAGTTTTTCAATGCAGCACGTTGCCGATGACATATACAAGGCGATTGAAAAGACTCTTGAATCCGGAATGCGTACCGCCGATATCGCAAACTCCGATGACAACATCGCGTCGACAACAGAAATCACCGATGCCATCACGGCAAATTTAGAAGTATCGTAACCATCATCTGACGAAATGTGAAAGAAAAGGTACTGATATTTGACACCACCCTGCGTGACGGTGAACAGTCACCAGGGGCATCTTTGAACCTGCAGGAAAAGGTCGAGATAGCACGGCAGCTCGAAAAGCTCAATGTAGATATCATTGAAGCCGGGTTTCCCGCATCTTCCCCGCTCCAGTTCGAGGCTGTTCGTCATGTTGGCGATGAATCCGGTAAAATCGTAGCCGCACTCTGCAGGGCCATGGAAAACGATATCAAAAGCGCCCACGATGCCCTGAGAAATGCACGGTATCCGAGGATTCATACGTTTATCAGTACATCGGATATCCATATCATGGGCAAGTTCGGACACGAACGGTACGGTAAGACTCTTGCGGAAAAACAGCGGTCCATTCTCAAGATGGCGGTAGACGCAGTCAGGTATGCAAAAACATTTACCGATGATATTGAATTTTCCGCCGAAGATGCCGGAAGAACAGACCCGGCCTACCTCGCAGAAATCATCGAGGCAGTCATAGAAGCCGGAGCTACAACGGTCAACATTCCAGACACTACCGGCTATACCTGGCCTTCCGAGTTTGGGAAAAAAATCGCCGACCTGAAACAACGGGTCACAAACATAGACCAGGCAGTTATCAGTGTCCATTGTCACAACGATCTTGGTCTTGCCGTAGCGAATACACTCAGCTCAATCGAAAATGGAGCGAGACAGGCCGAATGCTCGATCAACGGCATTGGGGAGAGAGCAGGCAACGCCTCCCTCGAAGAGATCGTGATGGGATTGAAAGTGCGAAGTGACCTGCATGACTTTTATACCGATATCGTGACCGAAGAAATCTACAACACCAGTCGCATGGTTTCCTCGTTCACCGGTCTTATCATCCAGCCGAACAAGGCAATTGTCGGTGATAACGCATTTGCCCACGAATCCGGCATACATCAGGACGGAATGCTGAAAAACCGGCAAACCTATGAAGTAATGACCCCTGAATCCGTAGGCGTTCCACAAACAACCATCGTGCTTGGGCGCCATTCAGGCAAACACGGTTTGCAGGCACGCTTGAGCTCACTGGGGTACAAAGTCACCGGCGAGGAACTGGAAAAAGTATATGAGCGATTTTTGTCAGTTGCCGACAAGAAAAAAGAAATTTACGATGATGACCTGAGAGTACTCATGGGAGACGAGCTGAACAAACCGCTCGAACCGCTTGAACTCGACTACCTCCATGTCAACAGCGGTACAGCGTCAATTCCTACCGCGACAGTACGAATACGGGCAAAAGGCAACACGTATGAAGAGTCGTCCACCGGAGATGGTCCCGTCGATGCATGCTTCAGGGCGATCGAACGGGCACTGAGTCTTGGCTCGTTGCTATACTCCTATTCGGTACGATCAACAACCGCAGGGCGTCAGGCTCTCGGCGAAGCGACAGTAAGACTCAAGGATGGCAAACATCTTTTTACCGGACGCGGTGTGTCGACAGACATCATCGAAGCAAGTGCAAAAGCATACCTTCAGGCACTCAGTCTGAGACAGGATGCAGAAGAAAACGAGAACAACAATACAATCGATAACGGGATTTAACCGATCATGGCACAAACGATAACGCAGAAAATCCTTGCCAGGGCTGCCAACCGAAAATTTGTCGAAACAGGCGAGAATGTATGGCTCAATGTCGACATTCTGCTGACACACGACGTATGCGGCCCACCTACTTTCGACATATTCAGGGAAAAATTCGGTTCCGGCGCAGAAGTATGGGATCCAGAAAAGGTCGTGGTACTTCCGGATCATTATATTTTCACTGAAAACGAGCACGCTCACCGCAACATCGACCTTTTGCGGAAATTCTCGAAAGAGCAGAACCTTCCAAACTACTACGACGTCGGGACCGACCGCTACAAAGGGGTTTGTCACGTCGCCCTTGCCCAGGAAGGTTATAACCTTCCTGGAACGGTTCTTTTCGGGACCGACTCACATACCTGCACCTCCGGTGCGTTCGGCATGTTCGGTACGGGCATCGGCAATACCGATGCCGCATTTATTCTCGGTACGGGAAAAATCTGGGAAAAAGTCCCCGAATCCATGAAGTTCATCTTTGAAGGCCAAATGCCGGACTATCTTGCAGCAAAAGATCTCATTCTGCAGATCCTTGGCGATATCGGCACCGATGGAGCAACTTACCGAGCCATGGAATTCGACGGTTCAGCGGTATACTCACTGCCGATGGAAGAACGCATGACTCTCACCAACATGGCGATAGAAGCCGGTGGTATGAACGGTATCATTGCTGCGGACAATGTTACCGAAGCCTACGTAAAAGAAAGGACAGGAAAACCGTACGAAATTTTCAACAGCGACCCCGATGCCGACTACCATAGCATCTATCGCTATAAGGTTGAGGAACTCGAACCTGTAGTGGCCATGCCGCATAGCCCTGACAATCGTGCAACCGTTCGGAGTGTTCAGGGTACCAGGATCACGAAATCCTATATCGGATCCTGCACGGGCGGCAAGCTCAGTGATTTTGTCATGGCTGCAGGAATCCTGAAAGGAAACACGGTATCGATACCGACAAACATCGTTCCGGCTACCGTGGAAGTTGCCCAAAGCCTCGAGACAGAACTGGTTGAAGGCCAGCCTATAAGGAAGATCCTTGAAGATGCAGGCTGCACCATCGCCCGGCCATCATGCGCTGCTTGCCTGGGAGGCCCATCCGACACATTCGGACGCTCGGAAGACAACGATCTTGTCGTCTCGACAACAAACAGAAACTTTCCAGGCCGAATGGGCAGTAAAAAAGCCGGAGTCTGCCTTGCCTCTCCGCTGACTGCCGCCGCATCGGCAATCACAGGCAAATTAACCGACCCCAGAGAGTTTCTCAGATAATCGGACCGAAAACAGATCAAAGCTCAAACATTATGGACAGCATTATACAGGGAAAAGCCTATGTTTTAGGCAAGAACATCGATACCGACCAGATCATCCCGGCCGAGCATCTTGTCTACAGCCTTTCAGATCCCGAAGAAGTAAAACTCTACGGAAAATACGCGCTCTCCGGAGTACCAACTGCTGAAGCGGGTCTTCCCGAGGGAAATCGCCCCTTTGTTGAAGACGGAAAATTCGAATCGGAATACTCGATCATTATCGCTGGTCCCAATTTCGGCTGTGGATCATCGCGTGAACACGCCCCGTTTTCCCTTCAGGTTGCCGGAGCAAAGGCCATTGTTGCAGAATCATATGCAAGAATCTTCTACCGCAACTGTGTAGACGGGGGATTTGTTATACCTTACGAAACAGCCGAAGCGCTCAACAAAACCGTTTTGACCGGTGATGAACTGAAGATTGATGTTGAAAACAACACGATTGCAAACCTGACACAGGAAAAAACCTATACCCTCAAACCGCTCGGGGACGTATACAATATTGTCATGGCCGGAGGAATTTTCGCCTACGCTAAAAAGGAAAATCTTATGGGCTCTTGACTCGGGCACACCTCGCGTTGATCGCTCATTGCACAGGGAAAGAAACTGATATGAAGAACAGAAGCGCCATAGAACTGTACGATACCACACTCAGGGACGGAACACAGGGAGAAAAAATAACCCTTTCCGTCCAGGACAAACTGCTTATTACCGAAAAACTCGATGAATTCGGTGTTGATTATATCGAGGGAGGATGGCCGAGCAGTAATCCTAAGGATGAGGAATTTTTCCGCAGAGCGCTCCACATTCAGCTAAAAAACGCCAAGCTCTGTGCTTTCGGTTCTACAGCGAGAAAACCCGATAACATCGAAAAAGACCCGAATTTGACAGGGCTCCTGAAATCGGAAACACCTGTGATAACCATTTTCGGGAAAACCTGGAAAGCCCACTCTGCAGTTGGCTTGGGGCTGAACGACGAAGAAAACGCCGAGCTGATTTTCAAGTCGGTCAACTTTCTGAAAAACCGCGGTCGGCAGGTGCTGTTCGATGCCGAGCATTTCTTTGATGGCTACAAGGACAATCCTGTGTTTGCAATGACAATGCTGCAAACGGCCGAAGAAGCCGGAGCTGACCGTCTTGTACTCTGCGATACCAATGGCGGCACAATGCCTCATGAAGTATATACTATCGTTCAGGAGGTTATTTCCGCAACGAACATTCCAATCGGCATTCACACTCATAACGACAGCGACCTTGCGGTTGCAAATGCTCTTTCTGCCTTACGAGCCGGAGCTGCCCATGTACAGGGGACCATAAACGGTATCGGTGAACGATGCGGTAATGCAAACCTTATCAGCATCATTCCGAACGTCATCCTGAAGCTCAACGGCCATTTTCACCATAAGCTAAACCTTAATCAGCTTACCTCGCTCTCTAACTCCGTCTATGAACTGCTGAATCTTCCCCCTGATAACAGAGCTCCTTTTGTCGGTAAATCCGCTTTTGCCCATAAAGGAGGTATCCATGTCAGCGCGGTTCTCAAAGAAAGTTCTCTGTACGAGCACATCGACCCGAAAACTGTCGGTAACCGCCAGAGAGTCCTTGTCTCCGAACTTGCAGGACAGAGCAATATTCGTTACAAGGCAAAAGAATTAGGCATAGAGTTGCCGGACAGCGGGGAACTGTTTAAAAAAATCGTTCAAAGAATCAAAAAACTCGAATATGAGGGTTTTCAGTTCGATGTTGCCGAAGCTTCCTTCGAGCTGCTTCTGCACCATGAGCTGGGGAAATTCAAACCGTTTTTTGAAGTGCTCGAATCAAAAGTACACATAGAGTCAGCCAAAAACCGTGAACCCGTTGACCAAGCCATCCTTAAAATCGAGGTCAACGATGAAATTGAGATGACGGCCGCCGATGGAGACGGTCCGGTCAACGCACTCGACAAGGCGCTTCGAAAAGTCCTGCGTGGCTTTTATCCGGCCATACGCACCATCAAACTGGTTGATTACAAAGTACGTGTGCTTGAAGAAAAAAAAGGAACAAGCGCCAAGGTAAGAGTACTTATCGAAACCAGTGACGGGCACTCGACATGGTCGACTGTCGGTGTTTCAACCAACATCATCGATGCAAGTCTTCAGGCACTGAGCGACAGCATCAACTACTATCTGTTCAATATGCAGGAAACAACATACGCCGCCCCCGCAGAAGTACAGTAACCAGAAGGTTTCCCAATATTTCGGGAGTGATGCGTGTTATATAGGAGATACACTCTAAATCGTAAAGAGATGTCTATCAGCAATATTTTACGCACAATACTGATCCTTTTGCTTTTCATACCGGTTTTTGCTTGCAGCGTACCGGCTAAAACAGGAAAAGTTGAAAACAGGTTGTCGACAGCTATAAAAAAAGCGGATAAAACGGCATTTTCCCTGAACCTCTACCGTACACTGAGCAAAAACACCGAAAGCAATCTTTTCTTTTCGCCTTATAGCATATCGGCAGCACTCTCGATGACGATTGCAGGTGCCGCAGGCGAAACCGAACGTCAGATCGCCTCACTGCTTCAAGCACCGGAAAACATCGCAACATATCATACCGCACAGGCTGCATTTGAAAAAAATATCGACTCGATTACCGCAAAAGGTGCCGTAACGCTTGAAACCGCAAACTCTTTATGGCCGCAGGAGGGATATGTACTTTCAAACTCTTTCCTGCATGATCTCAAACAATACTACCGTTCAACTGTTACCTCGGTTGACTACACTAAAAACACCGAAACAGCCAGAGAAACCATCAACACCTGGGTGGAAAAGAAAACCAGGGACAAAATCAAGGAACTCTTGAAACCCGGTATTCTTAACAGCCTCACCAGACTGACGCTCGTCAACGCCATCTACTTCAAGGGTGACTGGACAAACAGTTTTGACAAATCGACAACAACTGAATCAAGCTTTTTTGTCAAACAGGACAAAACAGTAACCGTTTCGATGATGCATCAGGAGCAGCAGTTCAAGTATGCATCAACAGATTCCTTGCAGATTCTCGAGCTACCCTACTCTGGCAACGATCTTTCGATGCTTGTACTGCTTCCTGTCGAAAAAAACAGGATTTCCATGCTTGAAAACAGCATCACACCCGAACTGCTGAATACCTTGACAAACTCACTCAAAGAGACAACCGTCAATGTTTTTCTGCCGAAATTCACCCTCACCTCCACCTTGCGCCTCGATCAAACTCTCCGTACACTTGGCATGACGGATGCATTTGATCCCATGAAGGCTGACTTCTCAAACATGACTCCCGATAGCGATAACCTTTTCATCGGGGCTGTTGTTCATAAAGCATTTATAGACGTTAATGAAGAGGGAACCGAAGCAGCCGCAGCAACTGGCGTCGTTATGCAGCTCACATCCGCAATGCCTGAACCCGCTCCTGTATTTCGTGCAGATCATCCATTTGTGTTTATGATCAGAGAAAACCGTTTCGGCACGATACTGTTTATGGGAAGAGTTGTAGATCCAAGCCATCACTGACCGATTGCCATGGCCGGCAGTGAACTTGCCCCTTTACCTCTGACTAAAGGGTGAGATTGTCTGTTGTCATTTCGGCATCGAGATTGAAGCTCTTGATGTTCTTTCCGATATACGCGCAGTACGTGAGATTTTGACAAAACGGATATAAGCAGTCAAAAGCCTTGCAAAAAATCGGGAATTGGAATAAAAAAAAGCGGCCGTACTGACCGCTTTCTTGGAGCAGGCGTCCCCCATTCCGCCTGCTCAACCTCACGGGCGTGAGGTTGTAAACTTCATACTACTATTTCTTTATATGCAAAGTGTATGCCAAAACAAAAAACGTAATATTGGCCAAACAAATAGCGCATTTATGGCGAATAAAATTCTGTCATGAAGCAAAGTGGACAAAAAGAGACTCAAAATGAGATCAAACCCATCATTTTGAGACGCATTTAAAGAATTGAAACCACTTGAACAACAGGAAAAGTAGAGTAATTGGAAAAAGAAGCCTTACTCCGGGAATCCATCACCTGCCCGTTGGTCAGCATGGAGGCCGCATCAAGTGCGGCATGACTTCTCTCTCCTTTTGTCATCCTCGGGCAAGCGGAGCGCAGACCCGGGGATCCATCATCTGTCTCGCTGGGCAGCATGGATGCCGATTCAGGGCAATATGGCTCTTCCATTGGGACTGTATAACCAATAAGCTATCGTGCTGTTATGTCTTCTCAACAGAGTAACAACTCAGAAAACCGAGCCTCAATGTAACAGGGCTACTCAACGCGAAAGTTCTTTCTATACAGGTTCCTCATGGGTTATACAATGTATAGCCCCAAGCCCCCAGACAAGATCAGTGCAGTCAATTCCAACCACCTCTTTCGAAGGAAAGCATTTTTTCAGAATATCAAGTGCGACCCTGTCCTTTGGGCAACGGTAGATCGGAACAAGCACTTGACGGTTAGCGATATAAAAATTTGCATAACTTGCAGGTAGCCTTTCGTTTTCATGGTAGACCGGATCAGGCATTGGCAATTTTACGACTTGTAACGATCTTTGCCGGGTATCAGTACACTGTTGAAGTAATCTGTAATTTTCTTGGAGTATTTCGTAATTCTCATCACCGGAGTTCTCTTCAACAGCAATCACAACGGTTCTTTCATCGACAAAGCGTGCAAGATCATCCACATGTCCGTCCGTGTCATCCCCCACTATCCCCTCTTTCAACCAGAGAATCTTCTCTATACCCAGATACTGCACAAGCATCTCCTCGATATCCTCTTTCGCCATGGAAGGATTACGATTAGGATTGAGCAGGCAGGCTTCGGTCGTCAGCAGCAGTCCATCTCCGTTCACGTCAATCGCGCCACCTTCCAGCACCATTCCAGGTTTGACAAGAGGAAGGCCCTGCATGATCGCAATCTTCTCCGGTACACTGTTGTCGTTATCATAGGGTTTATACTTACCGCCCCAGGCATTGTACTCCCAGTCAAGGATTACTTTTCGAGAAGCACCGTTCTCCCTGCGATACACATAGTTCGGTCCATGATCCCTGCACCATGCATCATCCGTTGGAATCTTGTGAAAACATACTCGATTCATGTCCTCTGCATGCCTTAGTCTGCTTTTTATCCGCTCTTGGGCATCATACCTCATAGCATCATCGAGAACATTGATATGCACCGTTTCATACCGGCTGAGCATAGCTGCAATTGTAGCAAAAACATCCGGTACCGGCTCGAATTTACCCGGCCAGGAAGCTTTGTTATGTGGCCATGAGAGCCACGTTGCATCATGGTGCACCCATTCGGGGGGCATGTAGTAATGACTGTATTTACCTGTTGACATACATGAAAAGCACCGTTGAATTACCGTTACCGCTCTTTTCTTTAACGATTCAAACTGCCCCGTTAGAAAGTTGCGGTCGATAGCTCCCGCCTAATACGCTCGATCCGCTGAAGCACCGGAGGATGAGAGTAGTTCAGAAATACGTAAAAAGGATGGGGTGTAAGGTTGGAGAGATTTGTTCTCGACAGCTTCTTGAGCGCTTCGACGAGAGTAGAGCCCTCACTGTAGGTCTCCACAGCATAATGGTCAGCCTGAAATTCATGACGCCTCGAAAGAGACTGCAGAACAACCGAGAGCACAAACTCAACAGGACTGTAAAGCAAGGAAAAAAAC harbors:
- the leuB gene encoding 3-isopropylmalate dehydrogenase yields the protein MFKIVTIPGDGIGPEVVASAVQVINALEEKYDLEVSIEEHLFGGASYDVHSEMLTEETLEACKNCDAVLLGAVGGPKWENLPHEKKPEAALLRIRKELGLFANFRPAKVYDALVNASSLKPDILSGTDFMVIRELTGGIYFGQPRGYDDTKGWNTMVYEKYEVERIARLAFETAMKREKRLVCIDKANVLECSQFWRNIVHEVHKDFPDVELTDMYVDNAAMQVVRDPKQFDVIVTKNLFGDILSDISGMITGSLGMLPSASIGKNHALYEPIHGSAPDIAGQNKANPIATIASVAMMFEHSFSMQHVADDIYKAIEKTLESGMRTADIANSDDNIASTTEITDAITANLEVS
- a CDS encoding 2-isopropylmalate synthase: MKEKVLIFDTTLRDGEQSPGASLNLQEKVEIARQLEKLNVDIIEAGFPASSPLQFEAVRHVGDESGKIVAALCRAMENDIKSAHDALRNARYPRIHTFISTSDIHIMGKFGHERYGKTLAEKQRSILKMAVDAVRYAKTFTDDIEFSAEDAGRTDPAYLAEIIEAVIEAGATTVNIPDTTGYTWPSEFGKKIADLKQRVTNIDQAVISVHCHNDLGLAVANTLSSIENGARQAECSINGIGERAGNASLEEIVMGLKVRSDLHDFYTDIVTEEIYNTSRMVSSFTGLIIQPNKAIVGDNAFAHESGIHQDGMLKNRQTYEVMTPESVGVPQTTIVLGRHSGKHGLQARLSSLGYKVTGEELEKVYERFLSVADKKKEIYDDDLRVLMGDELNKPLEPLELDYLHVNSGTASIPTATVRIRAKGNTYEESSTGDGPVDACFRAIERALSLGSLLYSYSVRSTTAGRQALGEATVRLKDGKHLFTGRGVSTDIIEASAKAYLQALSLRQDAEENENNNTIDNGI
- a CDS encoding 3-isopropylmalate dehydratase large subunit produces the protein MAQTITQKILARAANRKFVETGENVWLNVDILLTHDVCGPPTFDIFREKFGSGAEVWDPEKVVVLPDHYIFTENEHAHRNIDLLRKFSKEQNLPNYYDVGTDRYKGVCHVALAQEGYNLPGTVLFGTDSHTCTSGAFGMFGTGIGNTDAAFILGTGKIWEKVPESMKFIFEGQMPDYLAAKDLILQILGDIGTDGATYRAMEFDGSAVYSLPMEERMTLTNMAIEAGGMNGIIAADNVTEAYVKERTGKPYEIFNSDPDADYHSIYRYKVEELEPVVAMPHSPDNRATVRSVQGTRITKSYIGSCTGGKLSDFVMAAGILKGNTVSIPTNIVPATVEVAQSLETELVEGQPIRKILEDAGCTIARPSCAACLGGPSDTFGRSEDNDLVVSTTNRNFPGRMGSKKAGVCLASPLTAAASAITGKLTDPREFLR
- a CDS encoding 3-isopropylmalate dehydratase codes for the protein MDSIIQGKAYVLGKNIDTDQIIPAEHLVYSLSDPEEVKLYGKYALSGVPTAEAGLPEGNRPFVEDGKFESEYSIIIAGPNFGCGSSREHAPFSLQVAGAKAIVAESYARIFYRNCVDGGFVIPYETAEALNKTVLTGDELKIDVENNTIANLTQEKTYTLKPLGDVYNIVMAGGIFAYAKKENLMGS
- the cimA gene encoding citramalate synthase, with the protein product MKNRSAIELYDTTLRDGTQGEKITLSVQDKLLITEKLDEFGVDYIEGGWPSSNPKDEEFFRRALHIQLKNAKLCAFGSTARKPDNIEKDPNLTGLLKSETPVITIFGKTWKAHSAVGLGLNDEENAELIFKSVNFLKNRGRQVLFDAEHFFDGYKDNPVFAMTMLQTAEEAGADRLVLCDTNGGTMPHEVYTIVQEVISATNIPIGIHTHNDSDLAVANALSALRAGAAHVQGTINGIGERCGNANLISIIPNVILKLNGHFHHKLNLNQLTSLSNSVYELLNLPPDNRAPFVGKSAFAHKGGIHVSAVLKESSLYEHIDPKTVGNRQRVLVSELAGQSNIRYKAKELGIELPDSGELFKKIVQRIKKLEYEGFQFDVAEASFELLLHHELGKFKPFFEVLESKVHIESAKNREPVDQAILKIEVNDEIEMTAADGDGPVNALDKALRKVLRGFYPAIRTIKLVDYKVRVLEEKKGTSAKVRVLIETSDGHSTWSTVGVSTNIIDASLQALSDSINYYLFNMQETTYAAPAEVQ
- a CDS encoding serpin family protein; amino-acid sequence: MSISNILRTILILLLFIPVFACSVPAKTGKVENRLSTAIKKADKTAFSLNLYRTLSKNTESNLFFSPYSISAALSMTIAGAAGETERQIASLLQAPENIATYHTAQAAFEKNIDSITAKGAVTLETANSLWPQEGYVLSNSFLHDLKQYYRSTVTSVDYTKNTETARETINTWVEKKTRDKIKELLKPGILNSLTRLTLVNAIYFKGDWTNSFDKSTTTESSFFVKQDKTVTVSMMHQEQQFKYASTDSLQILELPYSGNDLSMLVLLPVEKNRISMLENSITPELLNTLTNSLKETTVNVFLPKFTLTSTLRLDQTLRTLGMTDAFDPMKADFSNMTPDSDNLFIGAVVHKAFIDVNEEGTEAAAATGVVMQLTSAMPEPAPVFRADHPFVFMIRENRFGTILFMGRVVDPSHH
- a CDS encoding agmatine deiminase family protein — protein: MSTGKYSHYYMPPEWVHHDATWLSWPHNKASWPGKFEPVPDVFATIAAMLSRYETVHINVLDDAMRYDAQERIKSRLRHAEDMNRVCFHKIPTDDAWCRDHGPNYVYRRENGASRKVILDWEYNAWGGKYKPYDNDNSVPEKIAIMQGLPLVKPGMVLEGGAIDVNGDGLLLTTEACLLNPNRNPSMAKEDIEEMLVQYLGIEKILWLKEGIVGDDTDGHVDDLARFVDERTVVIAVEENSGDENYEILQENYRLLQQCTDTRQRSLQVVKLPMPDPVYHENERLPASYANFYIANRQVLVPIYRCPKDRVALDILKKCFPSKEVVGIDCTDLVWGLGAIHCITHEEPV